A single window of Aspergillus flavus chromosome 4, complete sequence DNA harbors:
- a CDS encoding kinase-like domain-containing protein translates to MDSDRSEKHLTRFPHSMGQYFDLVHDMTILSPQPPKETPGRLHKDPRKRPSEADTHVRAEKRRSTYICQRGSPWDVYRKFATLTQSNNIFLAVGPLHAPGHVDIVLIRLDNAPADGNIQSQARPSHPNLVNIKDVFLHAETLYTVYEDSDVSLERFISCTIIEEKHIATICKEVLEGLKYIHEELQISYQGSLYENICLTTSGRVKIANIGASIVSNARKETQSNLHSVGQILRYLVQPGTSLQNPTVETLMYPSHWSPSLIDFLDSTKSSPSAADLLSHPFLGQTMRPVDLAPLVWMAAQRARLKENRDYGIIEYDKV, encoded by the exons ATGGATTCGGACCGCAGCGAGAAGCATCTCACCCGTTTTCCTCACTCCATGGGGCAGTACTTCGATCTAGTCCACGATATGACAATATTATCTCCACAACCTCCAAAAGAGACGCCAGGCCGCCTGCACAAAGACCCTAGGAAAAGACCTTCTGAGGCCGACACCCATGTGCGGGCTGAGAAAAGACGATCGACATATATTTGTCAAAGGGGTTCTCCTTGGGATGTATACAGGAAGTTTGCCACATTGACCCAGTCGaacaatatatttttagctGTTGGACCGCTTCACGCCCCAGGACATGTGGACATTGTGCTTATCAGGCTGGACAACGCTCCGGCCGATGGCAACATACAAAGTCAGGCAAGGCCTAGTCACCCCAATTTGGTAAATATAAAGGATGTTTTTCTGCACGCCGAGACACTATACACTGTCTATGAAGATAGTGATGTGTCGCTCGAGCGATTTATTTCCTGTACTATAATCGAAGAAAAACATATTGCAACCATTTGCAAAGAG GTCCTGGAGGGTTTGAAGTATATACATGAGGAGCTCCAAATCAGCTATCAAGGGTCTCTATACGAAAATATATGTTTAACAACTTCAGGCCGCGTTAAGATCG CGAATATAGGAGCAAGCATTGTATCGAATGCGAGGAAGGAAACACAGAGTAATCTCCACTCCGTTGGTCAGATCTTACGATACCTAGTTCAGCCGGGAACCTCATTACAGAACCCTACCGTGGAAACCCTGATGTATCCCAGTCATTGGAGTCCGTCTCTAATAGACTTCTTGGATTCTACAAAGTCCAGTCCAAGCGCAGCAGATCTACTAAGC CATCCATTTCTTGGCCAGACGATGAGGCCTGTCGATCTTGCCCCTTTAGTATGGATGGCGGCTC